A window of Tautonia plasticadhaerens contains these coding sequences:
- the dusB gene encoding tRNA dihydrouridine synthase DusB: MTVPTCFFLSPLAGYTALAYRQTVRELGGLGLATTDLVNARSLIERRPKSFELAATSPEDQPASIQIYGATTWEMIEATKIVADLGPSIIDINMGCPVRKVVKSGGGSALMCDGDGARKLVGAVVEQSPVPVTVKMRLGWDQQNPTAPELARLFESIGVAAVIVHGRTRAQGFSGMVDRSGIARVVEAVDRMPVIGNGDIRTIVDAEAMFRETGCAAISIGRGSLSNPFVFRQLQHWAEHGTAGPEPSFEDRIAVMERHFHRLAETRGEHLACLQFRKVLKWYSYAIRPPKELYLRLVNLPSRATFDAVVSEMRAAGPCAPLPSQFEPRVPTPKGPIDKW; the protein is encoded by the coding sequence GTGACGGTCCCCACCTGCTTCTTCCTCTCCCCGCTGGCCGGCTACACGGCGCTCGCCTATCGCCAGACCGTCCGGGAGCTGGGCGGCCTGGGCCTGGCGACGACGGATCTCGTCAACGCCCGGTCGCTCATCGAACGTCGGCCGAAGTCGTTCGAGCTGGCCGCGACTAGCCCCGAGGACCAGCCGGCGTCGATCCAGATCTACGGCGCCACGACCTGGGAGATGATCGAGGCCACGAAGATCGTCGCCGACCTCGGCCCGTCGATCATCGACATCAACATGGGGTGCCCCGTCCGCAAGGTGGTGAAGTCCGGCGGCGGCTCGGCCCTGATGTGCGACGGCGACGGCGCGAGGAAGCTCGTCGGCGCGGTGGTCGAGCAATCGCCGGTCCCGGTGACGGTCAAGATGCGCCTCGGCTGGGACCAGCAGAACCCGACCGCCCCGGAGCTGGCCCGCCTGTTCGAGTCGATCGGCGTGGCCGCCGTGATCGTCCACGGCCGGACCCGGGCCCAGGGCTTCAGCGGCATGGTCGACCGATCGGGGATCGCCCGGGTGGTGGAGGCGGTCGACCGGATGCCGGTCATCGGCAACGGCGACATCCGCACCATCGTCGACGCCGAGGCCATGTTCCGGGAGACCGGCTGCGCGGCCATCTCCATCGGCCGGGGTTCGCTCTCCAATCCCTTCGTCTTCCGACAGCTCCAGCACTGGGCCGAGCACGGCACCGCCGGCCCCGAGCCCTCGTTCGAGGACCGGATCGCGGTGATGGAACGCCACTTCCACCGCCTCGCCGAGACCCGAGGCGAGCACCTGGCCTGCCTCCAGTTCCGCAAGGTCCTGAAGTGGTACAGCTACGCCATCCGGCCGCCGAAGGAGCTGTACCTCCGCCTGGTCAACCTCCCCAGCCGGGCCACGTTCGATGCCGTCGTCTCCGAAATGCGGGCCGCCGGGCCCTGCGCCCCCCTGCCCTCCCAGTTCGAGCCCCGGGTCCCCACGCCCAAGGGGCCGATCGACAAGTGGTGA
- a CDS encoding RNA polymerase sigma factor, translating to MPRTINGEAHRHLRTLFGGGAAGGLSDGQLLERFNARDGPGAERAFAELVGRHGPMVLRLARSILRDRDAAEDAFQAAFLALARRAGSLWVRDSIGPWLNAVTVRLSTRMRSDRARRRLLDERAASRSSTSNEPGEADDLGAALHEEIARLPDRHRLPIVLCLVEGLTHDEAARRLDWPVGTVRSRLARGRDRLRDRLARRGISPSAIPIGLGIRRSAPEVVHASLRAATVRAAVSATHGGLIAAAGAVPAGTIAAVIAVLREMTMIQRTLLVVGLVASGVLAAEASRSAQSRSELPPTTNPPPESSTPSLESESESITRVYSVGDLIFIPHAERILSLKEDGTSVATVSPGLASFGPLIDLLTSTVAPGTWTVGEPRSGDGSTVTDRSITPFHLNLSLIVRHSPEVHEQVVERLRQLRRIVGPLAGVGEEVEEHRPVPVPGGLGQTRGPSNPDQSPLARPNRPEGGLAPSESSETTESPRARLSTDGTLLESPFGLVPSARSSGRTTTDQADRIEALEQKLDAILEELRSIRAEGDRLDLEPLDGPGS from the coding sequence GTGCCCCGGACCATCAACGGCGAGGCCCACCGGCACCTCCGCACCCTCTTCGGGGGCGGTGCGGCCGGGGGCCTCTCGGACGGCCAGCTGCTGGAGCGGTTCAACGCCCGGGACGGCCCCGGGGCCGAGCGGGCGTTCGCGGAGCTGGTCGGGCGGCACGGGCCGATGGTCCTCCGCTTGGCCCGCTCCATCCTCCGAGACCGGGACGCCGCCGAGGACGCCTTCCAGGCCGCCTTCCTCGCCCTGGCCCGCCGGGCCGGCTCGCTCTGGGTCCGCGACTCGATCGGCCCGTGGCTGAACGCCGTGACCGTCCGGCTCTCAACCCGGATGCGCTCCGACCGCGCCCGTCGCCGACTCCTCGACGAGCGGGCCGCGAGCCGGTCGTCAACCTCCAACGAACCGGGCGAGGCGGACGACCTCGGCGCCGCCCTGCACGAGGAAATCGCTCGCCTGCCCGACCGCCACCGCCTGCCGATCGTCCTTTGCCTGGTCGAGGGCCTCACCCACGACGAGGCCGCCCGACGCCTGGACTGGCCGGTCGGCACCGTCCGCAGCCGACTGGCCCGGGGCCGCGATCGCCTCCGTGACCGGCTCGCTCGGCGTGGGATCTCGCCCTCGGCGATCCCGATCGGCCTGGGGATCAGGCGATCGGCCCCCGAGGTGGTCCACGCCTCGCTCCGGGCCGCGACCGTCCGGGCGGCGGTGTCCGCAACGCATGGCGGCCTGATCGCGGCGGCCGGGGCGGTCCCGGCCGGCACGATCGCCGCGGTGATTGCCGTCCTCAGGGAGATGACCATGATTCAGCGCACCTTGCTCGTCGTCGGCCTCGTCGCCTCGGGAGTCCTCGCGGCCGAGGCCTCGCGCTCGGCCCAGTCGAGGTCGGAGCTGCCCCCGACAACTAACCCTCCGCCGGAATCGTCGACCCCGTCGCTCGAGAGTGAGTCAGAGTCGATCACCCGGGTCTATTCGGTTGGCGACCTGATCTTCATCCCCCACGCGGAGCGGATCCTCTCCTTAAAGGAGGACGGCACATCCGTCGCGACAGTCTCCCCGGGCCTGGCCAGCTTCGGCCCGCTCATCGACCTCCTCACGTCAACCGTCGCCCCCGGGACCTGGACCGTCGGTGAACCTCGAAGCGGAGATGGATCGACCGTGACGGATCGCTCGATCACGCCCTTCCACCTGAACCTCAGCCTAATCGTCCGCCATTCGCCCGAGGTCCACGAACAGGTCGTCGAGCGACTCCGGCAGCTCCGCCGGATCGTCGGGCCGCTCGCCGGGGTCGGAGAGGAGGTCGAGGAACATCGGCCAGTGCCGGTGCCGGGCGGCCTGGGGCAAACTCGCGGGCCGAGCAATCCCGACCAATCCCCCCTGGCCAGGCCCAACCGACCTGAAGGCGGCCTCGCCCCGTCGGAATCGTCCGAGACAACCGAGTCGCCCCGAGCGAGGCTCTCGACGGACGGGACTCTGCTCGAATCGCCATTCGGACTCGTGCCTTCCGCGCGCTCATCCGGCCGAACGACCACCGATCAGGCCGACCGCATTGAAGCCCTTGAGCAGAAACTCGACGCGATCCTTGAGGAACTCCGCTCAATCCGGGCCGAGGGCGACCGGCTCGACCTCGAACCCCTCGACGGGCCTGGATCGTGA
- a CDS encoding FG-GAP-like repeat-containing protein — protein MLLPMAAAIGLGMAWVIGDRRDAAASEAAGRAMAAGRFEEARGLLAALLDRRPDRADVAYRLGACEANLGDVEAALDAWALVPEDSGLGPRAALDRARLALEHGRLAEAERSLDAIAGRRDEVGAEAIRMTQQLLLFSGRSDRLPHWFERQWRTARDRGPRASAEILRSHWLAETQPLPIAAVRERLDRHYREAPGDDRVWLGLADLARRSGRLDEADSWLDRCEARRPDDPDVLLARLEWALVAGRPGEADRVLAGIPADRVDSPRGASIGARLASIRGDAEAERAALERRVELEPGDAAAWGRLADLAARPGAGDDRRSRLRERKAEIDRLKDEYAKLMGALAAGGPPPSAELARLAESLGRRFEAEGWWTIRVLDDPGDLDARAALDRLRSLPGPSTPGAGTTLADLIPGARPADSPSPVGSPGDLPPIPSFRDEAATSGLAFVYENDQTPERRLPETMGGGLGLLDYDGDGWVDVYCVQGGRFPGGSASAGGGDRLFRNLGEGTFEDVTDASGISGFPRGFGHGVAVGDFDDDGDPDLFVTRWRSYALYRNEGDGTFADATEEAGLGGDRGWPTSAAFADLDDDGDLDLYVCQYVRWDPETDAPCPDPNSPGRFMYCVPRRFESEPDRVFRNDGGRFVDVTEQAGIVDPDGRGLGVVAADLDGDDRIDLYVANDMTADLLFCNLGGFRFEQVGELAGVGSNADGGYQAGMGVACGDLDGDERPELLVTNFYGESTSAFRNLGGGQFAYASGDLGLAAPTRFVLGFGLALLDANNDGRLDVAQANGHVNDFRPGTPYAMPAQLFLGMGDGRLAEVSDRAGQCWSVERVARGLAVGDLDNDGWQDVLILSQAGPLAFLRNLGTTDGAGSAGRYLTLKLEGTRSNRDAVGARVRVSASGRTQARHRLGGGSFLSANDGRVHVGLGPVPAGEPVSVEVRWPGGRVDRFDDLRPDAAYRLVEGESVARPLEGWSTPSD, from the coding sequence TTGCTGCTCCCGATGGCCGCCGCGATCGGCCTGGGGATGGCCTGGGTGATCGGGGACCGCAGGGATGCGGCCGCGTCCGAGGCGGCGGGGCGGGCGATGGCCGCCGGCCGATTCGAGGAGGCCCGGGGCCTCCTGGCCGCGCTCCTCGATCGTCGGCCGGATCGGGCCGACGTGGCCTACCGCCTCGGGGCCTGCGAGGCGAACCTCGGGGACGTCGAGGCCGCGCTCGACGCCTGGGCCCTGGTCCCCGAGGATTCCGGCCTCGGACCCCGGGCGGCCCTCGATCGCGCCCGGCTGGCCCTGGAGCATGGCCGGCTCGCCGAGGCCGAGCGGAGCCTCGACGCGATCGCCGGCCGTCGGGACGAGGTCGGCGCCGAGGCGATCCGGATGACCCAGCAGCTCCTGCTGTTCTCCGGCCGGTCCGACCGGTTGCCCCACTGGTTCGAGCGCCAGTGGCGGACGGCCCGGGACCGGGGGCCGAGGGCTTCGGCCGAGATCCTCCGGTCGCATTGGCTGGCCGAGACGCAGCCGCTGCCGATCGCCGCCGTCCGGGAGCGGCTCGATCGTCATTACCGCGAGGCCCCGGGGGACGACCGTGTCTGGCTCGGCCTGGCCGACCTCGCCCGACGCTCCGGCCGGCTCGACGAGGCCGACTCCTGGCTCGACCGCTGCGAGGCACGCCGCCCCGACGACCCCGACGTGCTGCTCGCCCGGCTCGAATGGGCCCTGGTCGCCGGGCGTCCCGGGGAGGCGGATCGGGTGCTGGCGGGCATCCCCGCCGATCGGGTCGACTCGCCCCGGGGCGCCTCGATCGGGGCCCGACTCGCCTCGATCCGGGGGGACGCCGAGGCCGAGCGAGCGGCGCTGGAGCGTCGGGTCGAGCTGGAGCCCGGCGACGCCGCCGCCTGGGGACGCCTGGCGGACCTCGCCGCCCGGCCCGGCGCCGGTGACGACCGCCGCTCCCGGCTCCGGGAGCGGAAGGCCGAGATCGACCGGCTCAAGGATGAATACGCCAAGCTCATGGGGGCCCTCGCGGCCGGCGGGCCTCCCCCCTCGGCCGAGCTGGCCCGACTGGCCGAGTCGCTCGGCCGACGGTTCGAGGCCGAGGGCTGGTGGACGATCCGGGTCCTGGACGACCCCGGAGACCTCGACGCCCGGGCGGCGCTCGACCGCCTTCGCAGCCTCCCCGGGCCGTCGACCCCCGGCGCCGGGACGACCCTCGCCGACCTCATCCCCGGGGCCCGCCCGGCCGACTCGCCCTCGCCCGTCGGCTCACCGGGCGACCTCCCCCCGATCCCGAGCTTCCGGGACGAGGCGGCGACTTCGGGCCTGGCGTTCGTCTACGAGAACGACCAGACCCCCGAGCGTCGGCTCCCCGAGACGATGGGGGGCGGCCTCGGCCTGCTCGACTACGACGGCGACGGTTGGGTCGATGTCTACTGCGTCCAGGGCGGTCGGTTCCCGGGAGGCTCCGCGTCGGCCGGGGGGGGGGATCGCCTGTTCCGCAACCTCGGCGAGGGCACCTTCGAGGACGTGACCGACGCCTCCGGCATCTCCGGCTTCCCCCGGGGGTTCGGCCACGGCGTCGCCGTGGGCGATTTTGACGACGACGGCGACCCGGACCTGTTCGTCACCCGGTGGCGGTCGTATGCGCTCTATCGGAACGAGGGGGACGGCACCTTCGCCGACGCCACCGAGGAGGCCGGGCTGGGGGGGGATCGGGGCTGGCCGACCTCGGCCGCCTTCGCCGACCTGGACGACGACGGCGACCTGGACCTCTACGTCTGCCAGTACGTGCGCTGGGATCCCGAGACCGACGCCCCCTGCCCGGACCCCAACTCCCCGGGCCGGTTCATGTACTGCGTCCCCCGGCGCTTCGAGTCCGAGCCCGACCGCGTCTTCCGCAACGACGGGGGCCGGTTCGTCGACGTGACGGAGCAGGCCGGGATCGTCGACCCCGACGGCCGGGGGCTGGGGGTCGTCGCGGCCGACCTGGACGGCGACGATCGGATCGACCTCTACGTCGCCAACGACATGACCGCCGACCTGCTGTTCTGCAACCTCGGCGGCTTCCGGTTCGAGCAGGTGGGCGAGCTGGCCGGGGTGGGCTCAAACGCCGACGGGGGCTACCAGGCCGGCATGGGGGTGGCCTGCGGCGACCTGGACGGCGACGAACGGCCCGAGCTGCTGGTGACGAACTTCTACGGCGAATCGACCTCCGCCTTCCGGAACCTCGGCGGCGGCCAGTTCGCCTACGCCTCCGGCGACCTCGGCCTCGCCGCCCCGACCCGGTTCGTCCTCGGCTTCGGCCTGGCGCTGCTCGACGCCAACAACGACGGCCGGCTCGACGTGGCCCAGGCCAACGGCCACGTCAACGACTTCCGCCCCGGCACCCCATACGCGATGCCCGCGCAGCTGTTCCTCGGCATGGGGGACGGCCGGCTGGCCGAGGTGTCCGATCGCGCCGGCCAATGCTGGTCGGTCGAGCGCGTGGCGCGCGGGCTGGCGGTCGGCGACCTGGACAACGACGGATGGCAGGACGTGTTGATCCTCTCCCAGGCCGGCCCCCTGGCGTTCCTGCGGAACCTCGGCACGACGGATGGCGCGGGGTCGGCCGGCCGATATCTGACGCTGAAGTTGGAGGGGACGCGATCGAACCGGGACGCCGTGGGCGCCCGGGTCCGGGTGTCGGCCTCGGGCCGGACCCAGGCCCGCCACCGCCTCGGCGGCGGCAGCTTCCTGTCCGCCAACGACGGCCGCGTGCACGTCGGGCTCGGCCCGGTGCCGGCAGGCGAGCCCGTGTCGGTCGAGGTCCGATGGCCCGGCGGCCGGGTCGACCGCTTCGACGACCTAAGGCCCGACGCGGCGTATCGGCTCGTCGAGGGTGAATCGGTGGCACGGCCCCTGGAGGGTTGGTCGACTCCCTCCGATTAG
- a CDS encoding DUF1559 domain-containing protein: MRTLKRRARGFTLIELLVVIAIIGVLIALLLPAVQSAREAARRAQCTNNLKQIGLAMHNYHSAHGTFPLGATATDNPYNLQDGPRTCINWMGWSPHAMLLGYIEGQPLYDAINFNFDPISWPSYPFNSTLTNTRLATFLCPSDGNAGRQFFNNYYASTGTSTNTSNNHDHNNCQRPGGRSTGLFYYATSYGIQSIADGSSNTIAFSEGLVGSGEDLRRAYVTGANKDGLVGHYDANQDVPTTLSNLQACTTRWQTAAPGQGLASNRGYYWAWGADAMTLFNTIVPPNSTQHQWGQCRFGCEPCGTYSADHSNIVNATSGHPGGANFLLGDGSVRFLKSTIAMPTYWALGTRQGGEVISADQF, translated from the coding sequence GTGAGAACTCTCAAGCGACGGGCCCGCGGCTTCACGTTGATCGAGCTGCTGGTCGTCATCGCCATCATCGGCGTGCTCATCGCCCTCTTGCTGCCGGCCGTGCAGAGCGCCCGGGAGGCCGCCCGCCGCGCCCAGTGCACCAACAACCTCAAGCAGATCGGCCTGGCGATGCACAACTACCACAGCGCCCACGGGACCTTCCCGCTGGGCGCCACGGCCACCGACAACCCCTACAACCTTCAGGACGGCCCGAGAACCTGCATCAACTGGATGGGCTGGAGTCCCCACGCGATGCTGCTCGGCTACATCGAGGGCCAGCCGCTCTACGACGCCATCAATTTTAACTTCGACCCGATCTCCTGGCCGTCGTACCCCTTCAACAGCACCCTGACCAACACCCGGCTCGCCACCTTCCTCTGCCCCTCCGACGGCAACGCCGGCCGGCAGTTCTTCAACAACTACTACGCCAGTACGGGGACGAGCACGAACACGTCCAACAACCACGACCACAACAATTGCCAGAGGCCGGGCGGTCGGAGCACCGGGTTGTTCTACTACGCCACATCTTATGGCATCCAGAGCATCGCCGATGGCTCGTCGAACACCATCGCCTTCAGCGAGGGGCTCGTCGGCAGCGGTGAGGACCTCCGGAGGGCCTACGTCACCGGAGCTAACAAGGACGGACTGGTCGGCCACTACGACGCCAACCAGGACGTCCCCACGACCCTGAGCAACCTGCAGGCCTGCACCACCCGCTGGCAGACCGCGGCCCCCGGCCAGGGCCTGGCCAGCAACCGGGGCTACTACTGGGCCTGGGGCGCCGACGCGATGACCCTGTTCAACACGATCGTCCCACCCAATTCGACCCAGCACCAGTGGGGCCAGTGCCGCTTCGGCTGCGAGCCTTGCGGCACGTACTCCGCCGACCACTCCAACATCGTCAACGCTACCAGCGGCCACCCCGGCGGGGCCAACTTCCTGCTCGGCGACGGCAGCGTGAGGTTCCTCAAGAGCACCATCGCCATGCCCACCTACTGGGCCCTCGGCACCCGGCAGGGCGGCGAGGTCATCAGCGCCGACCAGTTCTGA
- a CDS encoding cysteine peptidase family C39 domain-containing protein, with protein sequence MRLKFEIQPQPDDVTCGPTCLDALYSYYGDEIPLEQVAREIPQLEGGGTLAVLLGTHALKRGYEATLYTYDLRVFDPTWFSPKAPHLAEKLRAQAAAKENPKLLLATDAYLEFLSLGGRIRMRDLNGALIRHYLDRRTPILTGLSATYLYRMPREYGPKSDHDDVRGEPAGHFVVLCGYDQKSREVLLADPLWPNPLAADHYYMQGVDRVLSAIMLGIVTYDANLLIVRPRDTPR encoded by the coding sequence ATGCGCCTGAAGTTCGAGATCCAGCCGCAGCCGGACGACGTGACGTGCGGCCCCACCTGCCTGGACGCGCTCTACAGCTATTACGGCGACGAGATCCCGCTGGAGCAGGTCGCCCGCGAGATCCCCCAGCTCGAAGGGGGGGGCACGCTCGCCGTCCTGCTGGGCACCCACGCCCTGAAGCGGGGCTACGAGGCGACGCTCTACACCTATGACCTCCGCGTCTTCGACCCCACCTGGTTCTCCCCCAAGGCCCCCCACCTCGCCGAGAAGCTCCGCGCCCAGGCCGCCGCGAAGGAGAACCCCAAGCTCCTGCTGGCCACCGACGCCTACCTCGAGTTCCTCAGCCTCGGCGGCCGGATCCGGATGCGGGACCTCAACGGGGCCCTGATCCGCCACTACCTGGACCGCCGGACCCCCATCCTCACCGGCCTCTCGGCGACCTACCTCTACCGGATGCCCCGCGAGTACGGCCCGAAGTCCGACCACGACGACGTCCGGGGCGAGCCGGCCGGCCATTTCGTCGTGCTCTGCGGATACGATCAGAAGTCGAGGGAAGTCCTCCTCGCCGACCCCCTCTGGCCCAACCCCCTGGCGGCCGACCACTACTACATGCAGGGCGTGGACCGCGTGCTGTCGGCCATCATGCTCGGGATCGTGACCTACGACGCCAACCTGCTGATCGTCCGCCCCCGGGACACCCCCCGCTGA
- a CDS encoding RimK family protein yields MPTLIVTDDPKDWPSELPEAEVVDAWSYLTSPRFAALRNAKLFNLCKSYRYQSAGYYVSLLAEARGHRPLPSITTIQDMKSPAMVRLMGEELEDRIQKDLHPLQSDAFTLSVYFGRNVAKRYDTLSRYLFDSFRAPMLRAQFKKIDGRWQLRGVAAIGASEVPEAHWPIVAEAAREFFAGRRGSVRRRAAWRYDLAILRNPKEAEPPSDDKALQKFAKAAEAVGLAVEVIGPDDYGRIAEFDALFIRETTAPNHHTYRFSRRASGEGLVVIDDPESIVRCSNKVYLAELLSHHHIPSPKTLVAHEENVDEVLECIGLPCVLKQPDSSFSRGVIKVETADALRDELARFWRESDLVVAQEYLPTTFDWRIGILDGQPLFACKYFMARKHWQIIKRDAEGKSSYGKFETLPVELAPRKAVRIATRAAELIGDGFYGVDVKQSGDQFTVIEVNDNPNLESGVEDAILRDELYRRMADVFLRRIERRKLGYGGGNNRP; encoded by the coding sequence GTGCCCACGCTCATCGTCACCGACGACCCCAAGGACTGGCCCTCCGAGCTGCCCGAGGCCGAGGTCGTCGACGCCTGGTCGTACCTGACGAGCCCCCGCTTCGCCGCGCTCCGCAACGCGAAGCTGTTCAACCTCTGCAAGTCGTACCGATATCAGAGCGCGGGCTACTACGTCTCGCTGCTGGCCGAGGCCCGGGGGCACCGCCCCCTGCCCTCGATCACCACGATCCAGGACATGAAGTCCCCGGCGATGGTCCGCCTGATGGGCGAGGAGCTGGAGGACCGCATCCAGAAGGACCTGCACCCGCTGCAGTCCGACGCCTTCACCCTGAGCGTCTACTTCGGCCGCAACGTGGCCAAGCGCTACGACACGCTGAGCCGGTACCTGTTCGACTCCTTCCGGGCGCCGATGCTCCGGGCCCAGTTCAAGAAGATCGACGGCCGATGGCAGCTCCGGGGCGTGGCCGCGATCGGCGCCAGCGAGGTGCCCGAGGCCCACTGGCCGATCGTCGCCGAGGCCGCCCGGGAGTTCTTCGCCGGCCGTCGCGGGTCGGTCCGGCGCCGGGCCGCCTGGCGGTATGACCTGGCGATCCTCCGCAACCCGAAGGAGGCCGAGCCCCCCTCCGACGACAAGGCGCTGCAGAAGTTCGCCAAGGCCGCCGAGGCCGTCGGCCTGGCCGTCGAGGTCATCGGCCCCGACGACTACGGCCGGATCGCCGAGTTCGACGCCCTCTTCATCCGGGAGACCACCGCGCCGAACCACCACACCTACCGCTTCTCCCGCCGGGCCTCCGGAGAGGGGCTGGTGGTGATCGACGACCCCGAGTCGATCGTCCGCTGCTCGAACAAGGTCTACCTCGCCGAGCTGCTCAGCCACCACCACATCCCCTCGCCGAAGACGCTGGTCGCCCACGAGGAGAACGTCGACGAGGTGCTCGAGTGCATCGGGCTGCCGTGCGTCCTGAAGCAGCCCGACAGTTCCTTCTCCCGGGGCGTCATCAAGGTCGAGACCGCCGACGCCCTCCGGGACGAGCTGGCCCGATTCTGGAGGGAGTCCGACCTGGTCGTCGCCCAGGAGTACCTGCCCACCACCTTCGACTGGCGGATCGGCATCCTCGACGGCCAGCCCCTGTTCGCCTGCAAGTACTTCATGGCGCGAAAGCACTGGCAGATCATCAAGCGAGACGCCGAGGGCAAGTCCTCCTACGGCAAGTTCGAGACGCTCCCCGTCGAGCTCGCCCCCCGCAAGGCCGTCCGGATCGCCACCCGGGCCGCCGAGCTGATCGGCGACGGCTTCTACGGCGTCGACGTGAAGCAGTCGGGCGACCAGTTCACCGTCATCGAGGTCAACGACAACCCGAACCTCGAATCCGGCGTCGAGGACGCCATCCTCCGGGACGAGCTCTATCGCCGCATGGCCGACGTCTTCCTCCGCCGCATCGAGCGGCGCAAGCTCGGCTACGGCGGGGGGAACAACCGCCCATGA
- a CDS encoding carboxylate-amine ligase — MSLRLFEGIGVELEYMIVDRETLAVRPIADRLLSAVSPSGGPESEVELGPISWSNELAAHVVELKTTSPAPSPSGLYGPFREHVRRIDAILEPMGARLMPTAMHPLMDPAAEARLWPHDYGPVYETFDRIFDCRGHGWSNLQSMHLNLPFSGDEEFGRLHAAIRLILPILPALAASSPIVEGKVTGLLDNRLEFYRHNCRRVPEVTGRVIPEPAFTRAEYDRLILEPMYAAIAPLDPDGVLRHEWLNARGAIARFDRSAIEIRLLDVQECPSADLAIASLVVASVRALVEERWSSTGDQRALPVDVLEPILLSCVGGSGLSASERSVVADPAYLRCFGLDARGPRPALDLWRHLFHALRDELGPEVDRSPLPLILDRGPLARRILGRLGADGPVTPSEIRSVYADLCDCLVDDRPFG; from the coding sequence ATGAGCCTCCGCCTCTTCGAAGGGATCGGCGTCGAACTCGAATACATGATCGTCGACCGCGAGACGCTTGCCGTCCGGCCGATCGCCGACCGGCTGCTCTCGGCCGTCTCCCCGTCCGGGGGGCCCGAATCCGAGGTGGAGCTGGGCCCGATCTCCTGGTCGAACGAGCTCGCCGCCCACGTCGTCGAGCTGAAGACGACGAGCCCGGCCCCCTCGCCCTCGGGCCTCTACGGGCCGTTCCGGGAGCACGTCCGCCGCATCGACGCGATCCTCGAACCGATGGGCGCCCGCCTGATGCCGACGGCGATGCACCCGCTGATGGACCCGGCCGCCGAGGCGAGGCTCTGGCCGCACGACTACGGCCCCGTCTACGAGACGTTCGACCGCATCTTCGACTGCCGGGGGCACGGCTGGTCGAACCTCCAGAGCATGCACCTGAACCTCCCCTTCTCCGGGGACGAGGAGTTCGGCCGCCTCCACGCGGCGATCCGCCTGATCCTGCCGATCCTGCCCGCACTGGCCGCCAGCTCGCCGATCGTCGAGGGCAAGGTCACCGGCCTGCTCGACAACCGCCTCGAATTCTACCGGCACAACTGCCGTCGGGTCCCCGAGGTCACCGGCCGGGTCATCCCCGAGCCCGCCTTCACCCGGGCCGAGTACGACCGCCTGATCCTCGAACCGATGTACGCCGCCATCGCCCCGCTCGACCCCGACGGCGTCCTCCGACACGAATGGCTCAACGCCCGGGGGGCGATCGCCCGGTTCGACCGCTCGGCGATCGAGATCCGCCTGCTCGACGTCCAGGAATGCCCCTCGGCCGACCTGGCGATCGCGTCCCTGGTCGTCGCTTCGGTCCGGGCCCTGGTCGAGGAACGCTGGTCCTCGACCGGGGACCAGCGCGCCCTCCCGGTCGACGTGCTGGAGCCGATCCTCCTCTCCTGCGTCGGGGGCTCCGGACTCTCCGCATCCGAGCGGTCCGTCGTCGCCGACCCCGCTTACCTCCGGTGCTTCGGCCTCGACGCCCGCGGCCCCCGGCCCGCGCTCGACCTCTGGCGGCACCTCTTCCATGCGCTCCGGGATGAGCTCGGCCCCGAGGTCGATCGCAGCCCGCTCCCCCTGATCCTCGACCGTGGCCCCCTCGCCCGCCGCATCCTCGGCCGCCTGGGTGCCGATGGCCCGGTGACCCCGTCCGAGATCCGATCGGTCTATGCCGACCTCTGCGATTGCCTGGTCGACGACCGGCCCTTCGGCTGA